The following coding sequences are from one Streptomyces sp. TLI_235 window:
- a CDS encoding geranylgeranyl reductase family protein: MPPAQNPPTPQTPAAPQTPDTPQTPARKPLDTRKTPAADTAPASHEPPAAEDAQVIVVGAGPAGSSTAVHLARAGVDVLLLEKSQFPRDKVCGDGLTPRGVHQLLRMGLDIDAPGWTRSRGMRWVCGGRQVTIDWPDLGRYPDFGLTRSRHDFDDILARHAEASGARLRLGVKATGPLTDRAGRITGVTATGPDGRPVTYRAPLVIAAEGASARTALAMGLERDAGRPLATAARRYYLNDELSKDEYLELWADLRCARTGRDLPGYGWIFPLGDGRVNVGLGALPHRDGTGTDLRATLDQWLARLPRQWDLSEQSADSPLRSAALPMGFNRHPQYSRGLLLVGDSAGMISPWSGEGIAQAMEAAEVAADTVVLALTRPDGHRREQALHRYPAEMRRRWGRYYRLGNTAGDLVFSRFGYRPILNQYVMARPGLIASLARLLTHLMEEPPRDTADHVLNALVRAVPLHRRRH; encoded by the coding sequence ATGCCACCGGCGCAGAACCCGCCGACGCCGCAGACCCCCGCCGCCCCGCAGACCCCCGACACGCCGCAGACCCCTGCCCGGAAGCCCCTCGACACCCGGAAGACCCCCGCCGCGGACACCGCCCCCGCGTCCCACGAGCCGCCCGCCGCCGAGGACGCCCAGGTGATCGTGGTGGGCGCGGGGCCCGCCGGATCGTCCACCGCCGTGCACCTGGCCCGCGCCGGCGTGGACGTCCTGCTGCTGGAGAAGAGCCAGTTCCCGCGCGACAAGGTCTGCGGCGACGGCCTGACCCCGCGCGGCGTCCACCAGCTCCTCCGCATGGGCCTCGACATCGACGCACCCGGCTGGACCCGCTCGCGCGGCATGCGCTGGGTCTGCGGCGGCCGCCAGGTCACCATCGACTGGCCCGACCTCGGCCGCTACCCCGACTTCGGCCTCACCCGCAGCCGCCACGACTTCGACGACATCCTCGCCCGGCACGCCGAGGCCTCCGGCGCCCGGCTGCGCCTCGGCGTCAAGGCCACCGGCCCGCTCACCGACCGGGCCGGACGGATCACCGGCGTCACCGCCACCGGCCCCGACGGCAGACCGGTGACCTACCGCGCCCCGCTCGTCATCGCCGCCGAAGGCGCCTCCGCCCGCACCGCCCTCGCCATGGGCCTCGAACGAGACGCGGGCCGCCCGCTCGCCACCGCCGCCCGCCGCTACTACCTGAACGACGAGCTCTCCAAGGACGAGTACCTGGAGCTGTGGGCCGACCTCCGCTGCGCCCGCACCGGCCGCGACCTGCCCGGCTACGGCTGGATCTTCCCGCTCGGCGACGGCCGGGTCAACGTCGGTCTCGGCGCCCTGCCGCACCGCGACGGCACCGGCACCGACCTGCGCGCCACCCTCGACCAGTGGCTCGCCCGGCTGCCCCGCCAGTGGGACCTCAGCGAGCAGAGCGCCGACTCGCCGCTGCGCAGCGCCGCCCTGCCCATGGGCTTCAACCGCCATCCCCAGTACAGCCGCGGCCTGCTGCTGGTCGGCGACAGCGCCGGCATGATCAGCCCCTGGAGCGGCGAGGGCATCGCCCAGGCCATGGAGGCCGCCGAGGTCGCCGCCGACACCGTCGTGCTGGCCCTCACCCGCCCCGACGGACACCGACGCGAGCAGGCCCTGCACCGCTACCCGGCCGAGATGCGGCGCCGCTGGGGCCGGTACTACCGGCTCGGCAACACCGCCGGCGACCTCGTCTTCAGCCGCTTCGGCTACCGGCCGATCCTCAACCAGTACGTGATGGCCCGGCCCGGCCTCATCGCCTCGCTCGCCCGGCTGCTCACCCACCTGATGGAGGAGCCGCCGCGCGACACCGCGGACCACGTCCTGAACGCCCTGGTCCGGGCCGTGCCGCTGCACCGCCGCCGCCACTGA
- a CDS encoding phytoene synthase, producing the protein MDGVGRPADVAGVGRPVDGAGGAAHARDYAAAARFLRRREPALFAAVRLLGVPAYQPHAVAGYAFACWTDDLCDRGAPEVRAERFARWREQVRAAMAGGACSQPLARAFAHSARLRRLPGHWIEDYLAGAGADLVFTGFAGEADHQDYIDRLSWPFTMLTAGLVHVGGGDERYTAAGRALADAWQRLDFLIDLAEDLHGGRLYLPEQTLRDHGVTRAELAAGRRTDGVEQLVAHLADLAEKALLQADAILEVPAEYRPLSRMALRLARRRLAAVRRAGAGIVEGPVRDSAWGLLGLLAAARRPDDRELEHDRLAGRQTPGRD; encoded by the coding sequence GTGGACGGTGTCGGGCGTCCCGCCGACGTGGCCGGTGTCGGGCGTCCCGTCGACGGTGCGGGCGGTGCGGCGCACGCCCGGGACTACGCGGCGGCCGCCCGGTTCCTGCGCCGCCGGGAGCCCGCCCTGTTCGCGGCGGTCCGGCTGCTGGGCGTCCCGGCGTACCAGCCGCACGCCGTCGCCGGCTACGCCTTCGCCTGCTGGACGGACGACCTCTGCGACCGGGGCGCGCCCGAGGTCCGCGCCGAGCGCTTCGCCCGGTGGCGGGAGCAGGTCCGCGCGGCGATGGCCGGTGGGGCGTGCTCGCAGCCGCTGGCCCGCGCCTTCGCGCACTCCGCGCGGCTGCGCCGGCTGCCCGGGCACTGGATCGAGGACTACCTGGCCGGTGCCGGGGCGGACCTGGTGTTCACCGGCTTCGCCGGCGAGGCGGACCACCAGGACTACATCGACCGGCTCTCCTGGCCGTTCACCATGCTCACCGCCGGACTGGTGCACGTCGGCGGCGGGGACGAGCGGTACACCGCGGCCGGACGGGCGCTCGCCGACGCCTGGCAGCGGCTGGACTTCCTCATCGACCTCGCCGAGGACCTGCACGGGGGCCGGCTGTACCTGCCCGAGCAGACGCTGCGGGACCACGGGGTGACCCGGGCGGAGCTGGCGGCCGGGCGGCGCACCGACGGCGTGGAGCAGCTGGTGGCGCACCTCGCGGACCTCGCGGAGAAGGCGCTGCTGCAGGCCGACGCGATCCTGGAGGTGCCCGCGGAGTACCGGCCGCTGAGCCGGATGGCGCTGCGGCTGGCGCGCCGGCGGCTGGCGGCGGTCCGCCGGGCCGGGGCGGGCATCGTGGAGGGCCCGGTGCGGGACTCGGCGTGGGGGCTGCTGGGCCTGCTGGCCGCGGCCCGGCGCCCGGACGACCGGGAGCTCGAGCACGACCGGCTGGCCGGCCGTCAGACCCCGGGTCGGGACTGA
- a CDS encoding ribonuclease HI, producing the protein MVERVIAACDGAAKGNPGPAGWAWVLADTEGAPQRWQSGALGRSTNNIGELTALERLLSATDPAVPLEVRLDSTYTRDAVTKWLPGWKRNGWRTASGSPVANKELIQRIDALLADRDVAFVHVAAHRVDGDPLNAVADKAASDAARTQQGAEGTAADLPEPDPVAERPARAPRRPRTSRPAASAGTGAGSAPAGSGRRTLAARFAGTCPCGRGYGRGETITRVGESWGHPDCA; encoded by the coding sequence ATGGTCGAACGAGTCATTGCAGCCTGCGACGGTGCCGCCAAGGGGAATCCCGGTCCTGCCGGATGGGCCTGGGTCCTGGCCGACACCGAGGGCGCCCCGCAGCGCTGGCAGTCCGGCGCGCTCGGGCGCAGCACCAACAACATCGGCGAACTGACCGCCCTGGAGCGGCTGTTGTCCGCCACCGACCCGGCGGTCCCGCTGGAGGTACGGCTGGACAGCACGTACACCAGGGACGCCGTGACCAAGTGGCTGCCGGGCTGGAAGCGCAACGGCTGGCGGACGGCCTCGGGCTCCCCGGTGGCCAACAAGGAGCTGATCCAGCGGATCGACGCGCTGCTCGCCGACCGGGACGTCGCCTTCGTGCACGTGGCCGCGCACCGGGTGGACGGCGACCCGCTGAACGCCGTCGCCGACAAGGCTGCCAGCGACGCCGCGCGCACCCAGCAGGGCGCCGAGGGCACCGCGGCCGACCTGCCGGAGCCCGATCCGGTGGCGGAGCGGCCGGCCCGCGCCCCGCGCCGGCCCCGGACCTCCCGTCCGGCCGCCTCCGCGGGGACGGGCGCCGGCTCCGCGCCGGCCGGCTCGGGCCGCCGCACGCTGGCCGCGCGCTTCGCCGGCACCTGCCCGTGCGGTCGCGGGTACGGGCGGGGCGAGACCATCACCCGGGTCGGCGAGAGCTGGGGGCACCCGGACTGCGCGTGA
- a CDS encoding putative Ig domain-containing protein codes for MFKGLAAGIGAVAVAAGTLTAAAAPAHAVQAGDLTATIALSNCSASLVRYPTSVDTDRAMMLTNGHCLPTMPASGVVIQNQTASRSGTLLSGTGSSLGTVQADKVLYATMTGTDVALYQLTDTFSSIGSKYGVTALTISDTHPVDGSSMFIPSSYWKQTWNCSINGFVATLREDEWTWHDSLRYSAGCNTTHGTSGSPIVDAASKKVVGINNTGNDDGAMCTLNNPCEVAADGTTTATKGQSYGEETYWFTTCLGTGRAIDLNVAGCLLTKPAGSGTVTVTNPGNQSTVVNGTANLQISASGGTAPLTFSATGLPTGLSISSSGKITGTATAAGTYNVTVTAKDAANKTGTTSFTWTVTTTGGTCTPAQLLGNAGFESGTAAPWTTSSGVVDNSASQAAHSGSWKAWLNGYGSSHTDSAAQTVTIPAGCKATLSYWLHVDTAETTTSTAYDKLTVTVNGTTVATWSNLNKATGYSQKTVDLSAYAGQSVTLKFNGVEDSSLQTSFVIDDTAIQTS; via the coding sequence ATGTTCAAGGGACTCGCCGCCGGAATCGGCGCGGTCGCGGTCGCCGCCGGCACCCTGACCGCGGCAGCCGCGCCCGCCCACGCCGTCCAGGCGGGCGATCTGACGGCCACCATCGCGCTGAGCAACTGCTCCGCCTCGCTCGTCCGGTACCCCACATCGGTCGACACCGACCGCGCGATGATGCTCACCAACGGCCACTGCCTGCCCACCATGCCCGCCTCGGGCGTGGTCATCCAGAACCAGACCGCCAGTCGCAGCGGCACCCTGCTCAGCGGCACCGGCTCCTCGCTCGGCACCGTCCAGGCCGACAAGGTGCTGTACGCCACCATGACCGGCACCGACGTGGCGCTCTACCAGTTGACCGACACCTTCTCCTCGATCGGCAGCAAGTACGGCGTCACCGCGCTGACCATCAGCGACACCCACCCGGTCGACGGCTCGTCGATGTTCATACCGTCCTCGTACTGGAAGCAGACCTGGAACTGCTCCATCAACGGCTTCGTCGCCACCCTGCGCGAGGACGAGTGGACCTGGCACGACTCGCTCCGCTACAGCGCCGGCTGCAACACCACGCACGGCACCTCCGGTTCGCCGATCGTCGACGCCGCCTCCAAGAAGGTCGTCGGCATCAACAACACCGGCAACGACGACGGCGCCATGTGCACCCTCAACAACCCGTGCGAGGTGGCCGCCGACGGCACCACCACCGCCACCAAGGGCCAGAGCTACGGTGAGGAGACCTACTGGTTCACCACCTGCCTCGGCACGGGACGGGCGATCGACCTCAACGTCGCCGGCTGCCTGCTCACCAAGCCCGCCGGCAGCGGCACCGTCACGGTGACCAACCCGGGCAACCAGAGCACGGTGGTCAACGGCACCGCCAACCTGCAGATCTCGGCCTCCGGCGGCACCGCCCCGCTCACCTTCAGTGCCACCGGCCTGCCGACCGGACTGTCCATCAGCAGCTCCGGCAAGATCACCGGCACCGCGACGGCCGCCGGCACCTACAACGTGACCGTCACCGCCAAGGACGCCGCCAACAAGACCGGCACCACCAGCTTCACCTGGACGGTCACCACCACCGGCGGCACCTGCACCCCGGCCCAGCTGCTCGGCAACGCCGGCTTCGAGTCCGGCACCGCCGCCCCCTGGACGACCAGCAGCGGCGTCGTCGACAACTCCGCCTCCCAGGCCGCCCACTCCGGCTCCTGGAAGGCCTGGCTGAACGGCTACGGCTCCTCCCACACGGACAGCGCCGCGCAGACCGTCACGATCCCGGCCGGCTGCAAGGCCACGCTCAGCTACTGGCTGCACGTCGACACGGCGGAGACCACCACCTCCACCGCGTACGACAAGCTGACGGTCACCGTCAACGGCACCACCGTCGCCACCTGGTCGAACCTCAACAAGGCGACCGGCTACAGCCAGAAGACCGTCGACCTGTCGGCCTACGCCGGCCAGTCCGTCACCCTGAAGTTCAACGGCGTCGAGGACTCCTCGCTGCAGACCAGCTTCGTGATCGACGACACCGCCATCCAGACCAGCTGA
- a CDS encoding pyruvate,orthophosphate dikinase — protein MTWIHPLSADLAESAEVLGGKAHGLVALRRLGLPVPPGFVIGTAACRAFLREGRLPDGLAAELTAAVAGLEAATGRRFGGPERPLLVAVRSGAEVPMPGMMATVLNVGLTEDAAAGLAAETGQPGFVRDCGQRLLTGLSAAVAGRPVDAGPAVDGTGAVPADAREQLLRAVGAVFRSWDSPRARTYRALNGVPEGLGTAVTVQAMVFGNRDGRSGTGVAFSRDPRTGEPGLCGDVLLGRQGEDVVSGGAAVRPLADLAGREPRVLAELRGASERIERHCRDACYLEFTFESGRLWLLQMRPGRFAGAAGVRVAVDLADRGVIGRSEALLRVAPGQLRAAGAPRMAPVGGGGLLARGRGASPGVAAGRVAVTADAAVRMAANGPVVLVRPQTSPLDLHGLAAAAGVVTALGGPASHAAVVARSMGLPAVVGVAGLVVDVPGGRLRVGGRTVAEGAVVTVDGTGGEVALGARPVVAAAEDPYLRRLLGWADEVSGGGSAHGGAVERLAAAHAVLRPGM, from the coding sequence GTGACCTGGATCCACCCGCTGTCGGCGGATCTCGCGGAGTCGGCGGAGGTCCTGGGCGGCAAGGCGCACGGCCTGGTGGCGCTGCGGCGGCTCGGCCTGCCGGTGCCGCCGGGTTTCGTGATCGGTACGGCGGCCTGCCGGGCCTTCCTGCGTGAGGGGCGTCTGCCCGACGGGCTCGCCGCCGAACTCACGGCCGCGGTGGCCGGCCTGGAGGCGGCGACCGGGCGGCGCTTCGGCGGGCCGGAGCGTCCGCTGCTGGTGGCCGTCCGCTCGGGGGCCGAGGTCCCGATGCCCGGCATGATGGCGACGGTGCTGAACGTCGGCCTCACCGAGGACGCCGCGGCGGGGCTGGCCGCCGAGACCGGCCAGCCTGGCTTCGTCCGCGACTGCGGGCAGCGGCTGCTCACCGGCCTCTCGGCCGCGGTGGCCGGCCGGCCCGTGGACGCCGGGCCCGCCGTCGACGGCACCGGCGCGGTGCCGGCGGACGCGCGGGAGCAGCTGCTGCGGGCGGTCGGGGCCGTGTTCCGGTCCTGGGACTCCCCACGGGCCCGGACGTACCGCGCGCTGAACGGCGTCCCGGAGGGCCTCGGCACCGCCGTCACCGTCCAGGCGATGGTGTTCGGCAACCGCGACGGGCGCAGCGGCACCGGCGTGGCGTTCAGCCGGGACCCGCGCACCGGCGAACCGGGGCTCTGCGGCGACGTCCTGCTGGGCCGTCAGGGCGAGGACGTCGTCTCCGGGGGCGCCGCGGTCCGGCCGCTGGCCGACCTGGCGGGGCGGGAGCCGCGGGTCCTGGCGGAACTGCGGGGTGCGTCGGAGCGAATCGAGCGGCACTGCCGGGACGCCTGCTACCTGGAGTTCACCTTCGAGTCGGGCCGGCTGTGGCTGTTGCAGATGCGGCCCGGGCGCTTCGCCGGCGCGGCGGGGGTGCGGGTCGCGGTGGACCTCGCCGACCGCGGGGTGATCGGGCGGTCGGAGGCCCTGCTCAGGGTCGCACCCGGGCAGCTGCGGGCTGCCGGTGCGCCGCGGATGGCGCCCGTCGGCGGCGGGGGGCTACTGGCCCGCGGTCGGGGTGCGTCCCCGGGTGTGGCGGCGGGGCGGGTCGCGGTGACGGCCGACGCGGCCGTCCGGATGGCGGCGAACGGGCCGGTCGTGCTGGTGCGTCCGCAGACCTCGCCGCTGGACCTGCACGGCCTGGCGGCCGCGGCGGGTGTGGTGACGGCCCTCGGCGGGCCGGCGAGCCATGCCGCGGTGGTGGCGCGGTCGATGGGCCTGCCGGCCGTGGTGGGTGTGGCCGGGCTGGTGGTCGACGTGCCGGGCGGTCGGCTGCGGGTCGGCGGGCGGACGGTCGCGGAGGGCGCGGTGGTCACCGTGGACGGCACCGGTGGCGAGGTCGCGCTCGGTGCCCGGCCGGTGGTGGCGGCCGCGGAGGACCCGTATCTGCGGCGCCTTCTCGGCTGGGCCGACGAGGTGTCCGGCGGTGGCTCGGCGCACGGGGGTGCGGTGGAGCGTCTCGCTGCGGCGCACGCCGTCCTGCGTCCCGGGATGTGA
- a CDS encoding ricin-type beta-trefoil lectin protein produces MPAPLRSALAAGLAAAALASATATAPPSAAAPPAGTTYTVGVSAPVTYTHPTDTPAAVFTDKDGTFWFQQSAALYGASDPRYWDFFTGTDFDTATRSSAVSNAVNPANANDRNNDTTWRCNNSPTGLAATAAAGSTSYAHRNYCDLSGVWVDPDTGDWYGLVHNEFTPQPFGDGLHFDAIDYAVSTDQGRTWSIRDHVITSPYSTARGDTAQFPNQTYYYGDGDQRLFVDTASGYFYVFYGSRVVDKSGGWKAFHEHVARAPISAKMAPGSWQKWYDGAWTQPGAGGRESNMVPVDASSTTGYTPTTGEYDPANTGTSAQQISAGTMPATSPMFVMDVTYNAYLGLYIGEPQAVDQSGNAPQQFYATDNLATQKWFLLGDTGGYHTASWYRWFLDGANRTNATVVGRSFRSYCAFGCSGGASGQYVNVTVGSSAPAGPPVDLSRSYRIANGAGRVLAQVSGGSATTSVASATGSALESWTFAADGDGSYRIANASTGQLLGVNSAAVSGRAWGAQPTATAAPANGPTVGQQWWVIPGTTTAGAATGTFKLVNRYSGLVLGLSSTTGRLAETTPVRSWTDTAGGPVGGARTAAEQTLTLTATGAAPETVTVGNPGNQSTKVNTAVSLQLTGTDSAGRALTFSATGLPAGLAVSASGLISGTPTTAGSSTVTVTASSGTATGTTAFSWAVNPALNGSHTLTASGKALDDPGHSTVQGTQLVTWAPNGGPNQSWVFTQQSDGSYQVVNGESNLCMDVKDGSTAAGAQVIQWACTGGGNQRWVVTAVTGGYRITSQKSGLLLTTASTADGAAVTQQADTGSALQRWTIG; encoded by the coding sequence GTGCCCGCTCCCCTGCGCAGCGCCCTCGCCGCCGGGCTGGCCGCCGCCGCCCTGGCATCGGCGACCGCCACCGCTCCCCCGTCCGCCGCCGCGCCGCCCGCCGGCACCACCTACACGGTCGGTGTCTCCGCGCCGGTCACGTACACCCACCCGACCGACACTCCGGCCGCGGTCTTCACCGACAAGGACGGCACCTTCTGGTTCCAGCAGTCGGCCGCGCTGTACGGCGCGAGCGACCCCCGCTACTGGGACTTCTTCACCGGCACGGACTTCGACACCGCCACCCGTTCGTCCGCCGTCAGCAACGCGGTGAACCCGGCCAACGCGAACGACCGGAACAACGACACCACCTGGCGCTGCAACAACAGCCCGACCGGCCTCGCGGCCACCGCCGCGGCGGGCTCCACCAGTTACGCGCACAGGAACTACTGCGACCTCTCCGGCGTCTGGGTCGACCCGGACACCGGCGACTGGTACGGGCTGGTGCACAACGAGTTCACTCCGCAGCCGTTCGGGGACGGCCTGCACTTCGACGCCATCGACTACGCGGTCTCCACCGACCAGGGCCGGACCTGGTCGATCCGCGACCACGTCATCACCTCGCCGTACAGCACCGCCCGCGGCGACACCGCGCAGTTCCCCAACCAGACGTACTACTACGGCGACGGCGACCAGCGGCTGTTCGTCGACACCGCCTCGGGGTACTTCTACGTCTTCTACGGCTCGCGCGTGGTCGACAAGTCCGGCGGCTGGAAGGCCTTCCACGAACACGTGGCCCGCGCGCCGATCTCCGCGAAGATGGCGCCCGGCTCCTGGCAGAAGTGGTACGACGGCGCCTGGACACAGCCGGGCGCGGGCGGCCGGGAGAGCAACATGGTGCCCGTCGACGCGTCGAGCACGACCGGCTACACCCCGACGACGGGCGAGTACGACCCGGCGAACACCGGCACCTCCGCGCAGCAGATCTCGGCCGGCACGATGCCCGCGACCTCGCCGATGTTCGTCATGGACGTCACGTACAACGCCTACCTCGGCCTGTACATCGGCGAACCGCAGGCGGTCGACCAGAGTGGCAACGCGCCGCAGCAGTTCTACGCCACCGACAACCTCGCCACCCAGAAGTGGTTCCTGCTGGGCGACACCGGCGGCTACCACACGGCCTCCTGGTACCGCTGGTTCCTCGACGGCGCGAACCGCACCAACGCCACCGTCGTCGGCCGGTCCTTCCGCTCCTACTGCGCGTTCGGCTGCTCGGGCGGCGCCTCCGGCCAGTACGTGAACGTCACCGTCGGCTCCTCGGCGCCGGCCGGGCCGCCCGTCGACCTGTCCAGGTCCTACCGGATCGCGAACGGCGCCGGCCGGGTCCTCGCGCAGGTCTCCGGCGGCTCCGCCACCACCTCGGTAGCCTCCGCCACCGGCTCCGCCCTGGAGTCGTGGACCTTCGCGGCCGACGGCGACGGCTCCTACCGGATCGCCAACGCCTCCACCGGCCAGCTGCTCGGGGTGAACTCCGCCGCCGTCTCCGGCCGAGCCTGGGGCGCCCAGCCCACGGCCACCGCGGCGCCCGCGAACGGCCCGACGGTCGGGCAGCAGTGGTGGGTGATCCCCGGCACCACCACCGCGGGGGCGGCCACCGGCACCTTCAAGCTGGTCAACCGCTACAGCGGGCTGGTCCTCGGGCTGAGCTCGACCACCGGCCGGCTCGCCGAGACCACGCCCGTCCGGAGCTGGACGGACACCGCCGGCGGCCCGGTCGGCGGCGCCCGCACCGCGGCCGAGCAGACCCTGACACTGACGGCGACGGGCGCGGCGCCGGAGACCGTCACGGTCGGCAACCCCGGCAACCAGTCGACGAAGGTGAACACGGCGGTCTCGCTGCAGCTCACCGGCACCGACTCGGCGGGCAGGGCGCTCACCTTCTCCGCGACCGGCCTGCCCGCCGGCCTCGCCGTCAGCGCCTCCGGCCTGATCAGCGGCACGCCCACCACCGCCGGCTCCTCGACGGTGACGGTCACCGCCTCCTCCGGCACGGCCACCGGCACGACCGCCTTCAGCTGGGCGGTGAACCCGGCCCTCAACGGCAGCCACACTCTCACCGCCTCCGGCAAGGCGCTGGACGACCCGGGCCACTCCACCGTCCAGGGCACCCAGTTGGTCACCTGGGCGCCCAACGGCGGGCCCAACCAGAGCTGGGTGTTCACCCAGCAGTCCGACGGCAGCTACCAGGTCGTCAACGGCGAGTCCAACCTCTGCATGGACGTCAAGGACGGCTCCACCGCGGCCGGCGCCCAGGTGATCCAGTGGGCCTGCACCGGCGGCGGCAACCAGCGCTGGGTGGTCACCGCCGTCACCGGCGGGTACCGGATCACCTCGCAGAAGAGCGGCCTGCTGCTGACCACCGCGTCCACCGCCGACGGCGCCGCGGTGACCCAGCAGGCGGACACCGGCTCGGCGTTGCAGCGCTGGACCATCGGCTGA
- a CDS encoding NAD(P)-dependent dehydrogenase (short-subunit alcohol dehydrogenase family) produces the protein MAGALQGRVALVAGATRGAGRGIAVELGAAGATVYVTGRSTRARRSEYDRPETIEDTADLVTAAGGLGIAVPTDHLVSEQVRALVDRIDAEQGRLDVLVNDIWGGEHLFAWDTPVWEHDLDKGLRLLRLAVETHAITSHHALPLLLRHPGGLVVEVTDGTAEYNRDTYRVSFFYDLAKTSVLRMGFALGKELGPRGATAVALTPGWMRSEIMLDHFNVTEETWRDALELQPHFCISETPFYVGRAVAALAADPDVGRWNGHSLSSGGLARVYGFTDRDGSRPDAWRYLVEVQDPDLPADATGYR, from the coding sequence ATGGCCGGAGCACTGCAGGGCAGGGTCGCGCTCGTCGCCGGGGCGACCCGGGGTGCCGGTCGCGGGATCGCGGTGGAACTGGGCGCGGCGGGGGCGACGGTGTACGTGACCGGCCGGAGCACGCGGGCGCGGCGCTCGGAGTACGACCGCCCCGAGACGATCGAGGACACCGCCGATCTGGTGACCGCGGCGGGCGGCCTCGGCATCGCCGTTCCCACCGACCATCTGGTTTCCGAGCAGGTCCGCGCGCTGGTCGACCGCATCGACGCCGAACAGGGCCGGCTGGACGTCCTGGTGAACGACATCTGGGGTGGCGAGCACCTGTTCGCCTGGGACACCCCGGTGTGGGAGCACGATCTCGACAAGGGGCTGCGGCTGCTCCGCCTCGCGGTGGAGACGCATGCGATCACGAGCCACCACGCGCTTCCCCTGCTGCTGCGGCACCCGGGCGGCCTGGTGGTCGAGGTCACCGACGGCACCGCCGAGTACAACCGGGACACCTACCGGGTCTCGTTCTTCTACGACCTCGCCAAGACCTCCGTCCTGCGGATGGGCTTCGCCCTCGGGAAGGAGCTGGGCCCGCGCGGCGCGACCGCCGTGGCGCTGACGCCCGGGTGGATGCGGTCGGAGATCATGCTGGACCACTTCAACGTGACGGAGGAGACCTGGCGGGACGCGCTGGAGCTCCAGCCGCACTTCTGCATCTCCGAGACCCCGTTCTACGTCGGCCGGGCCGTCGCCGCCCTGGCCGCCGACCCCGATGTGGGCCGCTGGAACGGGCACTCCCTCTCCAGCGGCGGTCTCGCCCGGGTCTACGGCTTCACCGATCGCGACGGCAGCCGCCCGGACGCCTGGCGCTACCTCGTCGAGGTCCAGGACCCGGATCTGCCCGCGGACGCCACCGGCTACCGCTGA
- a CDS encoding catechol 2,3-dioxygenase-like lactoylglutathione lyase family enzyme — protein sequence MTDEHTTSTVQLNHTAVYARDRRASAEFLAGILGLEVGRPFGPFLPVDLGNGVTLDYYEKRDEPIQSQHYAFLVPDEEFDGMIARLEAAGTTYYADPNHTDPGRTNDWFGGRGAYFEDPDGHNMEIMTRPYVRP from the coding sequence ATGACCGACGAGCACACCACCAGCACCGTGCAGCTCAACCACACCGCCGTCTACGCCCGCGACCGGCGGGCGTCCGCCGAATTCCTCGCCGGCATCCTCGGACTGGAGGTCGGCAGGCCGTTCGGCCCCTTCCTGCCCGTCGACCTCGGCAACGGCGTCACCCTCGACTACTACGAGAAGCGCGACGAGCCGATCCAGTCCCAGCACTACGCCTTCCTCGTCCCCGACGAGGAGTTCGACGGCATGATCGCCCGGTTGGAGGCCGCCGGCACCACCTACTACGCCGACCCGAACCACACCGACCCCGGCCGCACCAACGACTGGTTCGGTGGGCGCGGCGCCTACTTCGAGGACCCGGACGGCCACAACATGGAGATCATGACCCGGCCGTACGTCCGGCCCTGA